The Camelina sativa cultivar DH55 chromosome 16, Cs, whole genome shotgun sequence sequence attatatttttcgtGGAAACTACGGAATATGTTGTAATGCGCTTGCACATATGAATGAATATATCTCCCTTCTCAACTACTCAAACGTCGATATCATGGTTCACTTTCTTTGCTTGTTTTTTGTCTTTCCACAcctaacttttgttttgtttttggcatTACACCACATGTTTCTAATTACGGCTCTTTAATTGCATAATCTACAGTGTGAAAAACTACACTAATTAGTGCCTCTTGTTTtctatctattaaaaaaatgtaattattattaatttcgCATATTCTTgctcaaaatacaaaatactatCTAtcttagtaatttaatatacaaatttgtaGCTTCTTGATccaaataacttcacatatttTTATGTAGGTAGCTGAAACGTCTATCTTCGAACATACAGTATCAAATTTAAAACGACTATGAAAATGCGAAAAATTCCAATGTCGTATGTGTGTAGCAGTTTAGGTGTTGTTTCAATCTACGAGTcgcattaaattttaaaacacagAAAGTCAATAAAATTTCATGTGATGGCATTAATGAAGATAACTATTATCAATAGTCAAAATTCGTTCGTCTTCGATAGATGGTACATATCGGATCGAAGTCAGTTAATACAGAGACAAACACACATTGACACATACACACATGGATGGTACCAAACAAAGTAGTATAACCTAAGATATGTGTGTgcttttgtaaaagaaaaggttgagcaaaagaataaaaccaaatttgaaagttttatttACATGGAGAAGTTCATCCATATATGAAATACGATATAAAATTGGAATCATGTGAGAGGTAGCCAATCCTTTTGCTTTACATTCaattttgccatttttttttggctcttcATGTTTCGTCACGGAccatcttttgttttcctttaataTACACATACGTTGAGTCGATGATGACCTGTTGTtatacatgtatattattaagtTCAACTGTTTGACATTTATAGTCTTTTACACATATCATATACGTATATCCCGTAATTTAATACCAAAGTAGATGAATGAAAAAGCTTGTACATCTTATTCAATTTAATGAGTATTTATCCCCGTGTTTAAGGAGAATATAGCCATATAGTTACGTATTTGAGCCAGGTACATAAAACTATACAATTTGAattacttttagttttttttcttctacgtATTTTatacagaagaaagaaaaattagagataaaataattatttaaataagtaattatgacatttttaaacagtaattataattatattccaTAAATAACTCAAGTCCTtgcgattttttattttctctggtAAAGTTACTCTTGCAATTGACAATAATTTACtacatcatttttttcttacagtAATAAGAACTTGCATTTTTTTATGTCTATTATAATGAAgttatatttgtattaataaGTGTACTGTGTACCAGCTTCACCGTCCATAACTATTTCTAATTCCGGGTTTCTCGTGTTCGTGCAGATATTGGGTTGGTCCTTTAGAGTTAAGCTTCTGactaatattatgaaaataaaaaactatataataatgATGAATTGTAATATGAGTGATGAGTGATTCTTaagttgtcttcttcttgtaaTTTTGTCACGTAAAACAAGTATAATagttaaaacccaaaaactcttCAGAAAGTTCATAACATTTGTAATCCAACCatccaaaaaagaagaatacacacacacacacacatataattGTTCTCTGAAAATTTTTAAGAGAGTTTGATTGGTTCAAAACGTAAACAATGCAAATAAATGggtaaatagttttaaaatataattaaacaatttatatagCGGCTGAAAATAAGTTCGTTTACGGGatattttttattgatattgaatacgaaaatatatatatttataaaaattacccaagtaaaaataaaacattataaaaacagCGTTTATATAAAGCATTATAAAATGTCATAAAATTATACTACCACTATTTTCTTAAGTGTTGTTATAAGCTCTTTCTAATTGCAATTATTcgcaccaattttttttttgaaataaacagaacctttttttttgtggaaagaataataggaaaagaagaaacgacaaatgtaaaattggaaaaataaaagagaaaaaacaaaaaaagaaagaatcgaaTTCTCGTGCTAGTCACCAAAACCATTTTAAAGAAGAACTTACCTTTCCCAAATACGCTTTTTCGTCTAACCCCCtcccaaaaaaacaacaaaatgacCATAATACCCTCAACTTCATCTTCCTCGACATGTCACTACTACTGCCTCCAACCCCACCGAGAACGCCAGCTCCGTCAAATATTTTaccaaactctctctctttctctctctcttcctcctctctcctCAAAACCCATTACCCATTACTGATAACCCAACGAGATTACCTGTGAaagtcttcatcttcatcatccaaaTCCCTCGCTCTCTCACCATGGCTTAAAACAActccgagaagaagaagaacaagaagaaaggagaagactTTATCAACCAAAATGGGAGAAGAAACAAGTGAGGAGTCAAAAGCAAGCATAGAGAAAGCAATCGAAGCAATCTCTTCATTGATTTCACTTTCTCactcaatcaaatctttcaaCATCAAATGGCAACTCATAAGAACAAAGCTCGAAGAGCTTTACTCTGGTCTCGCTGCTCTATCAAATCTCAATTCCGGATTCGAcccatctctctctatcttaaTCTCAGCTATTCTAATCTCTCTCAAAGACACTTACGATCTCGCTACTCGTTGCGTCAACGTTTCCTACAGTGGGAAGCTTCTGATGCAGAGTGATTTAGATGTCATGGCTGGGAAGTTCGATCGGCATACAAGGAACCTTTCTCGGATTTACTCAGCTGGGATTCTAAGTCATGGCTTCGCGATCGTTGTGTCTAAGCCTAATGGTAACGCTTGTAAAGATGATATGAGGTTTTACATTAGGGATTTGTTAACGAGGATGAAGATTGGGGATctggagatgaagaaacaaGCTTTGGTTAAGCTTAACGAAGCtatggaagaagatgatagatATGTTAAgattgtgactgagattagtgATATGGTTAGTAGCCTTGTTGGGTTTCTTGATTCTGAGATGGGGATTCAAGAAGAGTCTGCCAAAgctgtgttttttatttctggGTTTGGATCTTATAGGGGTGTTTTGATCAGATCGGGTGTGATTGGTCCTTTGGTTAGGGTTCTTGAGAATGGGAATGGTGTTGCTAGAGAAGCGTCtgcaaggtgtttgatgaaattaaCGGAGAATTCTGAGAATGCTTGGTCTGTCTCTGCTCATGGAGGTGTCTCTGCATTGTTAAAGATATGTTCTTGCAGCGAGTTTGGTGGTGAATTGGTCGGTGCTTCGTGTGGAGTGTTGAGAAATCTCGTTGGTGTTGAAGAGATCAAGAGGTATATgactgaagaagatgatactgTTGCTACTTTCATCAAGCTTATTGGATCCAAGGAAGAGATCGTTCAGGTAAATTCTATTGATCTTTTGTTAAGTATGTGTTGTAAAGACGAACAAACCCGTGAGATCTTGGTTAGAGAAGGAGGAATTCAGGAGCTAGTGAGTGTGTTGTCAGATCCAAATTCGTTGTCTTCTTCGAAATCTAAGGAGGTGGCATTAAGGGCTATTGATAACTTATGTTTTGGATCTGCTGGTTGTTTGAATGCATTAATGAGTTGCAAGTTCTTGGATCATTTGCTAAATCTGTTACGAAATGGTGAAATCTCTGTTCAAGAATCAGCCTTGAAGGTCACATCTAGGCTATGTAGTTTGCAAGAAGAGGTTAAGAGGATAATGGGAGACGCTGGTTTTATGCCAGAGCTAGTTAAATTTCTTGACGCCAAATCTTTAGATGTAAGAGAAATGGCGAGCGTTGCGCTCTACTGTTTGATCTCGGTTCCAAGGAACAGGAAGAAGTTTGCACAAGACGACTTTAACATTAGCCACATTCTTCAGTTACTAGACCATGAAGATGGGAGCAATGTGAGCAGCGATTCGGGTAACACGAAGTTTTTGATATCGATTTTGATGTCTTTAACGAGCTGTAATAGCGCGAGAAGAAAGATTGCGACTTCAGGGTATTTGAAAAGCATTGAGAAGTTAGCAGAAACTGAAGGTTCAGATGCTAAGAAACTTGTGAAGAAGCTATCTATGAACAGATTCCGCAGCATACTCAGTGGTATTTGGCAtacctaatctttttttttgttttttcttatagtttttgtgaatttttcttGAGTGTATATGTTTTACAAAGGTGTTTTTGTTAGTTCTCTTCCAACTAATCCCAATTCCAATCCCATGTGACCCCCAAATTCGACTACACGAATATTAATATAGCTTTAGaacatttctttttcttggttcttttttcttttctttatattgttctctcttttgatttagTGAAATGCAAANNNNNNNNNNNNNNNNNNNNNNNNNNNNNNNNNNNNNNNNNNNNNNNNNNNNNNNNNNNNNNNNNNNNNNNNNNNNNNNNNNNNNNNNNNNNNNNNNNNNNNNNNNNNNNNNNNNNNNNNNNNNNNNNNNNNNNNNNNNNNNNNNNNNNNNNNNNNNNNNNNNNNNNNNNNNNNNNNNNNNNNNNNNNNNNNNNNNNNNNNNNNNNNNNNNNNNNNNNNNNNNNNNNNNNNNNNNNNNNNNNNNNNNNNNNNNNNNNNNNNNNNNNNNNNNNNNNNNNNNNNNNNNNNNNNNNNNNNNNNNNNNNNNNNNNNNNNNNNNNNNNNNNNNNNNNNNNNNNNNNNNNNNNNNNNNNNNNNNNNNNNNNNNNNNNNNNNNNNNNNNNNNNNNNNNNNNNNNNNNNNNNNNNNNNNNNNNNNNNNNNNNNNNNNNNNNNNNNNNNNNNNNNNNNNNNNNNNNNNNNNNNNNNNNNNNNNNNNNNNNNNNNNNNNNNNNNNNNNNNNNNNNNNNNNNNNNNNNNNNNNNNNNNNNNNNNNNNNNNNNNNNNNNNNNNNNNNNNNNNNNNNNNNNNNNNNNNNNNNNNNNNNNNNNNNNNNNNNNNNNNNNNNNNNNNNNNNNNNNNNTATGAACAGATTCCGCAGCATACTCAGTGGTATTTGGCAtacctaatctttttttttgttttttcttatagtttttgtgaatttttcttGAGTGTATATGTTTTACAAAGGTGTTTTTGTTAGTTCTCTTCCAACTAATCCCAATTCCAATCCCATGTGACCCCCAAATTCGACTACACGAATATTAATATAGCTTTAGaacatttctttttcttggttcttttttcttttctttatattgttctctcttttgatttagtgaaatgcaaacaaaaagaggtttttttcttttcttttcagtgggtatcttaaaaaaaagtgtactttataattctttttaactAAAGAGATTCTTCTTAGAAGCTGCaatgttttgcacctttagtaTATATTTCTCAATAAAATTGCTATAAACATAAGTGATTTTAATGATTATATTAAAGATTGATCCTTTACAGATTAAAGTCAAACTTGAATGGCAAAACTTCTAAATTAGATTATAAGACATACATTAAGATCCAAAGCTTAGGGATTTGATTAGAAAAATGGAAACGAAATATGGGGAATATAGTTTTGTATAAATGCATGTATTCTTGGAAGTATATGGGAAAATGGGGAGGCACATGGAATCAAGTGATAAAGAAGCATGTGAGGTTGTATAGAGATAGAGTGATATCTTCCATCTACCACAATTTAATTATATGGAGAGAGATAAGTGAGAGTGATGGATCAAATGAGAATTAAAAATTGTGTCTTCTTGTTACACAAACTTTTAGTGTTGTGAGTAAGATTTTGGGGGCCATGTGCGTTTGGTGACAAACAAATATGCTTGTGCTAACTCTAGTTTGGCTAAGGACAGCTTCGTAACTCCTAGAAACGATCGTCCAAAACAGCGGTGGCCGGTTctgtttatagtgttagtgtagtcaatttattaatttggaaAAAGTGGGAAAGTTCTTCAGTTTGGTTTGGGaaattaattactttgataCAACCAAACTggtatatcattttcttttctcttaaaatTTGTTGCTCAATATCTGGGTTATGTTGGCTTTAgtttgtttggttaatttttaaTGGGTTTGATTTATTGTCAACTAGTTCAGTTTTCAATGTTGGTCAGATTTGGTGTAGTTCCATTTAGATAAACTTTTCAGACACCTCATGATTTTCTATCATActatcaacaatttttttttttttaggttttattgcAACAGTaacttaaaataatttattagtatgactcaacaaaaaaaaatcctcaagTTGCAAAAGAAAAGCCGTttacttacatttttttaaaaaatatttggtacTTTTAACTTTTCACCATCTGAAGCTCTGTTACATAGACGACAATAGACAATTGGACAAGCTCTTTTGGTGTACGAGTTTGAAAAGGATTTCGTCTGCTTTTGTGCAACCAGTCATATTTAGAACTTATCCTTCGTCATCAAATAACGTCAAATctgttaaaagaagaagacaaatccATGGACCAGtttcttcttgtgtgtgtgtgtttggtcAAAACCTTCTCTTCTGTTTTggagttttgttttattggcAATATGGCAATTTTTCATCTTTCATTTGtcaaattaacatttttaaaaagtaataggAGGGTAAATATAAAATTCACAGTTTAAATCCAATTAACATCCTTGATATTTTCCAATATGTTAAATAATACATGCCATTCCTTGTGGAAGAATCAGATTAGAACATGAACATTCAGTTTGATTTTACATATTGGAAAATATCAAGGATGTTAATTGGATTTAAACTGTGAATTTTATATTTACCCTcctattactttttaaaaatgttagttTGAACATTCAGTTTGAATCAGATTAGAACATGAACATTATGTTTGATAAAATGCATTCGGTGATACAgtttgatttttcaaaattaatagcAACCTCCACAAACTAAGGCagttttgagttttcaaaatttgttcaCACGAGTTATTAATCCACGTTCACAATTAAACCATCtcaaaaacacatatatattctATGTAACCATTATTAACTCAGTTTATCTCTATTTGTTTTCAACTTCTCGCTCTCAATTAGTCTCTGGTTTTCATCGATTCCACAAGCTagataaattagaaaaatcaCATTCGTCTATTTGGTTTCACGAGGTTTCTTTGGCTCCGATTCATGgtattatttcattattttaaaaaatttatatgttccatatatatatatatatatatatatattctgtttttAGAATGAGTTCATACTAAACATGGTCGAAATGGTGTGCAGATCAACTAGAAAGCATATCAAAGTAATTTTAAGTTTTGACGATAACGACAACACAACGGCTCGGCTCAAGAAACTTGATCTCTTCCTAAATTAAACGACTGGTATTCATTATATCTTCCTCTCTATagtgcttctttttttttttactattttaaagcaacaaattttaatggttagctttttgcattattttttttttgtttttttttgttttttgaggtTTTGTGTTAAGCTAGGTTTCATAATAAAACCTTAAGATTTGGGGTGGCTCTTCTATGTTCATATACAACAATGAAGTGAATTTAGCCCGTACGTAGTACGGGTTGGAATACTAGTATGTTAAATAATACATGCCATTCCTTGTGGAAGAATCAGATTAGAACATGAACATTCACGAGGAAGCATTTAGCTCCCTAGATGTGTCCATTACATATTGGTTGTGTTGGCTTAGGTAGATCCGTTGTTGAAGTCAGCATTGACATAAGTTGTTTGATGTTTGGTCTATCAATAGCTTGATGCTGAACACAGAGAAGACCAATATGAACGCATCTTCTTGCTTCAACTGAATCAACTGAACCAGAATCAGCAAGATTTCATCCAGTAGGTTCACTCCCCCGGCTTCGCTTCAAGAATCCCATGCAAATTAATAACCCGGGAAAAAAAGTAAGAGTTAAGAATCAACTGAATCAGAATCAGCAAGATCTTCATCCGGTAGGTTCAATCCCATGCAAGTGTTTAAGATATGTTCTTCTTACATATGAAAGAACGTTTTTGCAATTTATGCCATAGCTGAAGCTTGAAATCTCCTTCCCGGTGATGATTTCGAGCATCAAAACTCCGAAGCTGTAAATGTCGGATTTCTCAGATACAACACTTGAATCCTACGAGTTACAAGTATTTATGTGTTAGTACAAAATTTCAAGACTGCATTGAGCTAAAGCTCAAATAGATGTCTAAAAACTAAACAGAAACAAGCGTATTCACAAGTAAACATTGAACCATAAAAGGATTATATGTAGAAAGATCAGCTGTTTGGGATCTCACCGTTTTGGTTTACTCTGTATCTCCAACACCCATATGCAACAAGCACCAAAATCAAGCAAACAGAGAGGCTGACAGTGCTAACAGTGATAATCTTGACTCGCTTGCTTCCAGCTGAAAAGGTCACAAGAAAACTCAACTGCTAACTGCTTCCCAAAAAGAACATGGTAAAGAAATGTAGTGATTATGTGGTCACATAAGCATAAGAAAAGATCTTTATGATTGTCAAGGTCACATTCTAGACCACGTTGACCATTAGAATGTCACACCTCTCCATCAACAAAGTGACACCAAATTAGAAGtcaaaaaagtttatattttcctAGTTTTATATTCCATGTTGCTTCAAAAGATAACTTTGAATATTCCAATCTATGGCCCTTAACCATGAATAAAGTCAACAACTTTCTATCAAACCAGTCCCATCACAAAAACCAACACAAGGACTTCCCAATTGATCGGCAAAGAATGTTACCCTGatatgaaaatcaaaagcaaCAGACTTTGGATGATGATGAGCCACAAATTAACTTAGGAGTGAGGACAAGCTTACCTGAAGAGTTACAGATGTTCGCTAATTAGTGAAGATATGACTTTTCATGGGCGGCTTCAACAATTGGTCCCACTACCTAGACTTTGAGACTTAAACTCCCGTTCacgcatttcatcgaacacatTCAGTGCATAACCCACAAGTTCCAAAAGTCCAAAGCAGTAACTTAACAGAAAGACACAGCTACCAGCCAACTACCCAGAAAAGCATAGTTATTGACGCTTGTAACCAAAGTCGAAGACTTTCATCGAAATAAGTATAAAAATGAGAGTGAAGAGGACGACACTCTCAAGTCACAATGCCTCAAAAACAATATCATTGCGACGGGtaataacaatattttaacGAATACTATGACCTGTCTTAGGTCAACGAAATGTTGGGGCTTTACGAGAGCACGTTCATGAAATTTACATGTATATACTACTTATGTAGCTAGTGGGATAACAAGATCTTAGGATTATCGTCCTTGGATCATAGATTGTGTTATCTCATTTGCAGAGAAGAAATCATGAGATTGAGCATCTAACATTGGCAAATCGTTAAGAGTATGCACTGCAAATATTGGCTGCTTTGGTATTGGAAGGTCTGTTGTAGAAGTAATCATGGATAGTACTTGAAGGGTGTTTGGTCTGTCAGCGGCTTCGTGTTGAACACAGAGCAGACCGATCTGAACACATCTCGCTACTTCATATGCTTGGCATGTGTCAGTAAGATCTCTGTCCAGAAGATTTGATCCCCCGGTTTCAAGCCAAGCATCCCATGTCtgaatttaagaaaaaaataagtgttTCGAAAAGACGATAGCAAATTGTCAAAGTTTGAATGTGAATCAATAAAAGGTGTCACTTACATATGCAAGAAGGCCTTTGCTCTCATCACCATAAATGAACCGTGAAATTTTCTTCCCGCTGATGATTTCTAACAACAGAACTCCGAAACTATAGATGTCGGACTTCTCAGAGAACAACCCTGCCCAGGCATACTCAGGAGACATATATCCTCTgttcaaatattcaaaatagATTGTGCAAAGTTAATATATGAGTATAACTATGAAATTGTGTTAAGGATGTTAATGAAGACAAGATTCTTACAGAGTTCCTACAACTCTGCGAGTGTTGTCTTGATATTGAGTTCCCTGAAACATCCGAGCCAGTCCAAAATCCGATATCTTCGggttcatttttttgtcaagaaGAATGTTGCTGACCTTGAGGTCACGGTGAATAACTCTGAGGCGTGAGTCACGGTGGAGATAGAGGAGTCCACGAGCAATACCTTGAATGATATTAAATCTCTTTGGCCAATCAAGCTCGAACTTTAGAGATGAATCTAGCCAAAAAAGATACGATAGATTAGTTACAGTGACACATTAAAAGAATCTCATAAGATggaaggaaaaggaaaaagtatATGGAAAGAgacaaaccaaatataaaaatatcgaGGCTTTTGTTAACCATGAACTCATAAATCAGtagcttctcttctccttcgatGCAGTATCCCAAAAGCCGAACCAAGTTTCTATGTTGTAATTTTGAGATCAGTGTTATTTCATTCATGAACTCCTCTGTACCCTGACCAGAGCTACTAGCAAGACGTTTGACAGCTATTTCCTTCCCATCTACCAACTTTCCCTGGAAGAAAAGTTGCAGGTAGTTAACTacagaacaaagaaaataattatttgaggAACGAAAACAGAATTTCACATACCTTGTAAACTGGACCAAATCCACCTTGACCAAGTTTATTTGAGGAACTGAAGTTATTGGTGGCAGTTCGTATTGTATGCATCTCAAAGAAATTGACGCCTGAGACATCTTGTGGTTCAAAACCTTTCTTCCGTGCATCTTGTAAAGTATCAACGAAAAACAGAAGTTAGTTCTACGACTACGAGTAAGATATGTGCATGTATTAGTGGTTGATTGTAGCAAAGGCTTAACTTCCAATAGAAGTGAGCAGATTAGACATTAGGAAGACGTGAAGTTTGACACAATATATACTAGTGAACCTAAAACTGATTCAGAGGAAAATATATAGAACAGCACTTTTGCTACGGTTGGATTACTAAGATAGATGAAAAATAGGGACAAGAAAAGTGAATGACATAGAGAGAGATAAAGCTGCTAAGTTTATCACTGTCTCACCATTTTGTTTCGCTCTGTATCTCCGCAACAGAAATGCGGCAACGACCAAGATCACGAAAATGGAAAGGCTGACAGTAGTACCTACAATAACTTTCCTTCGACTGCTTCCAGCTGagatattaaccaaaaaaataaaacaataaaccatGCTGCTACAGaacattataaa is a genomic window containing:
- the LOC104752799 gene encoding vacuolar protein 8-like; the encoded protein is MGEETSEESKASIEKAIEAISSLISLSHSIKSFNIKWQLIRTKLEELYSGLAALSNLNSGFDPSLSILISAILISLKDTYDLATRCVNVSYSGKLLMQSDLDVMAGKFDRHTRNLSRIYSAGILSHGFAIVVSKPNGNACKDDMRFYIRDLLTRMKIGDLEMKKQALVKLNEAMEEDDRYVKIVTEISDMVSSLVGFLDSEMGIQEESAKAVFFISGFGSYRGVLIRSGVIGPLVRVLENGNGVAREASARCLMKLTENSENAWSVSAHGGVSALLKICSCSEFGGELVGASCGVLRNLVGVEEIKRYMTEEDDTVATFIKLIGSKEEIVQVNSIDLLLSMCCKDEQTREILVREGGIQELVSVLSDPNSLSSSKSKEVALRAIDNLCFGSAGCLNALMSCKFLDHLLNLLRNGEISVQESALKVTSRLCSLQEEVKRIMGDAGFMPELVKFLDAKSLDVREMASVALYCLISVPRNRKKFAQDDFNISHILQLLDHEDGSNVSSDSGNTKFLISILMSLTSCNSARRKIATSGYLKSIEKLAETEGSDAKKLVKKLSMNRFRSILSGIWHT